Proteins from one Clostridium cellulovorans 743B genomic window:
- a CDS encoding Gp49 family protein translates to MNYYIGTKLIKAEPMTKGQYNECMGYATTPNEDPTIDGYRVQYPDGYVSWSPGCVFEKAYLKVDDNPNLFSGVSIGPQMVENFIKEKHISTIGEKTTLVRVVLVNGFEIIESSACVDKSNYDENIGAECCMKKIKDKIWMLLGFLLQTAYKGIK, encoded by the coding sequence ATGAATTATTACATTGGAACAAAATTAATTAAAGCAGAACCAATGACTAAAGGGCAATACAACGAATGTATGGGGTATGCAACTACACCTAATGAAGACCCTACTATTGATGGTTACAGAGTACAGTATCCAGATGGATATGTTTCATGGAGTCCAGGATGTGTATTTGAAAAAGCGTATCTAAAAGTAGATGATAACCCTAATTTATTTAGTGGAGTTTCTATAGGTCCTCAAATGGTAGAGAATTTTATAAAGGAAAAGCACATATCTACTATAGGTGAGAAAACAACCTTGGTTAGAGTTGTTCTTGTGAATGGGTTTGAAATTATTGAAAGTTCAGCTTGTGTAGACAAAAGTAATTATGATGAAAATATAGGCGCTGAATGCTGTATGAAAAAGATTAAAGATAAGATATGGATGCTATTAGGATTCTTGTTACAAACAGCGTATAAAGGTATTAAGTAA
- a CDS encoding DUF4406 domain-containing protein: MSKKMKVYIAGKITGLPDYKENFAEVEEKLIKEGHLVMNPAILPEGFPWEAYMPICYAMIDACDTVCMLGNWIDSKGARMEYVYAKKQGKVLMFEVEDTNEITDVHIEEK; this comes from the coding sequence ATGAGTAAAAAAATGAAAGTTTACATAGCTGGAAAGATAACAGGATTACCTGATTATAAAGAAAATTTTGCAGAAGTTGAAGAAAAACTAATCAAAGAAGGTCACTTAGTGATGAATCCGGCAATACTTCCAGAAGGGTTTCCATGGGAGGCATACATGCCTATCTGCTACGCAATGATAGACGCTTGTGATACTGTGTGCATGCTTGGTAACTGGATAGACAGTAAAGGGGCGAGAATGGAATATGTATACGCTAAAAAGCAAGGTAAAGTATTGATGTTTGAGGTGGAGGATACAAATGAAATTACTGATGTACATATTGAAGAAAAATGA
- a CDS encoding ADP-ribosyltransferase has translation MDNYTKNDEVEFIQSLYDDAEEAQKEIYKEQKKNRDELLQIIANIMLTYMIMDNVMNMTKEEYEKEYAKIFKTIIGLCNAEAEVAVTKTTDILKDTVNKTFDFYSYNAEFKDVEDIINKEYKGKHFSSRVWENEQAVAKKLNQQLDDFLKGKINVNQIQKEIKDTYNNSAYEVKRLVETEVNICEDLAFKQFCRETGVKKVTRNEVLDSKTCSKCAPLNGKIFHLEDAPGSIHALCRGFNTIAADDEEITKNDVQVNDNEKITKVKNDKIIVKNNIEKGNIEKEIQNKNINNSKAKNEPETTIEKNNIKKSSNTNKIPKLNETEKWSLDYYTNDGFRELNKTLREGKKLDSTMNTAVKGLDSSLSKLPDYKGKVYRNLDFSFNKKGMDEFLNNHKEGDIVNYVQYTSTSKADDVFGNKFLGKDSIKLSIKSKSGKDISNYSQHKMEEEVLFGRDSKFIVNSIKNDKLGGVLIEMEEL, from the coding sequence ATGGATAATTACACAAAGAATGATGAAGTTGAGTTTATTCAAAGTCTCTATGACGATGCAGAAGAGGCTCAGAAGGAGATTTATAAAGAGCAAAAGAAAAACAGGGATGAATTACTGCAGATCATAGCAAATATCATGCTTACATATATGATTATGGATAATGTTATGAATATGACTAAAGAGGAGTATGAAAAAGAGTATGCTAAGATTTTTAAAACCATAATCGGTCTTTGCAATGCAGAAGCTGAAGTTGCCGTAACTAAAACAACAGATATTTTAAAAGATACTGTTAATAAAACTTTTGATTTTTATAGTTACAATGCAGAATTTAAAGATGTTGAGGATATTATAAATAAGGAATACAAAGGCAAACATTTTTCTAGCAGGGTTTGGGAAAATGAACAAGCCGTAGCTAAGAAATTAAATCAACAACTCGATGACTTCCTTAAAGGCAAGATTAATGTAAATCAAATTCAAAAGGAAATCAAAGATACCTATAATAATAGTGCTTATGAGGTTAAAAGACTTGTAGAAACAGAGGTTAATATTTGTGAAGATTTAGCATTTAAACAATTTTGCAGAGAAACAGGAGTAAAAAAAGTAACTAGAAATGAAGTCCTTGATTCTAAGACTTGTTCAAAATGCGCTCCACTCAACGGAAAGATTTTTCACTTAGAAGATGCTCCTGGCTCAATTCATGCCTTGTGTAGGGGATTTAATACAATAGCTGCTGATGATGAAGAAATAACTAAAAATGACGTTCAAGTTAATGATAATGAAAAAATAACTAAGGTTAAAAATGATAAAATTATTGTTAAAAACAATATCGAAAAGGGAAACATTGAAAAGGAAATTCAAAACAAAAATATTAACAATTCAAAAGCTAAGAATGAACCTGAAACTACTATAGAAAAAAATAATATAAAAAAATCTAGCAATACAAACAAAATTCCAAAATTAAATGAAACTGAAAAATGGTCACTCGATTATTACACTAATGATGGATTCAGGGAGTTAAATAAAACATTAAGAGAAGGAAAAAAATTAGATTCAACTATGAATACTGCAGTAAAAGGATTAGATTCCTCATTAAGTAAGTTGCCGGATTACAAAGGTAAAGTATATAGAAATTTAGATTTTTCTTTCAATAAAAAAGGTATGGATGAATTTTTAAACAATCATAAAGAAGGGGATATTGTAAACTATGTTCAATACACTTCTACTTCCAAGGCAGATGATGTCTTCGGGAATAAATTCTTAGGTAAAGATTCAATAAAATTATCAATAAAGAGTAAAAGTGGTAAGGATATTTCAAATTACTCTCAGCACAAAATGGAAGAAGAAGTCTTGTTTGGTAGAGACAGTAAGTTTATAGTGAATAGTATAAAAAATGATAAACTTGGTGGAGTCTTAATTGAAATGGAGGAACTATAA
- a CDS encoding helix-turn-helix domain-containing protein, translating into MLQYIRGDTVIKYYKLFDLLNRKGMKKTDLLEIISSPTLAKLSKGENVKVDVIEKICIFLNCQPGDIMEYEKTID; encoded by the coding sequence ATGTTACAATACATCCGAGGTGATACAGTGATTAAATACTATAAATTATTTGATTTACTCAATAGAAAAGGTATGAAGAAAACAGATTTACTTGAAATCATATCCTCTCCAACTCTAGCTAAGCTTTCTAAAGGCGAAAATGTAAAAGTTGACGTCATAGAAAAAATATGCATCTTCCTCAATTGCCAGCCTGGAGATATTATGGAATACGAAAAGACCATAGATTGA
- a CDS encoding phage portal protein, giving the protein MENTIEIPFKREFLDNCLADFKTKKDLYDKMYDYAIVGESDARKEYKNNPNRANLKVKTNFIKKFIKEERDYLLSNKITYISRTDNKEELNFIEFKTLHWSENHDKNLLRDLLTYGQTFELYYTKKQNNEMLFNSIIVSPREGYVYRDDFGNITLFMRFFKRKFDTTKQYIDLYTKNFIFHCDENFTQIDVPTPNTFGEVPVSVAEVSRYKELDTLYNELKDLQDAYETNLSDLVNEISDYRLAYFIAAGCTMDEKIIADMKSKGIINVSDKDIVMKFLTKDINDTFVQNTLNTLKKNIYELSSHIDTNEKLQSNTSGSALRNRLIGLEQRVRDSEGALKDLIQNRLYFMFLLFNKLNESNYDYRDVTQKFTLNIPQDDLIVAQVLSQLGIGENVSLQTGLAQLSFVSNPNKEIELIKAEKEANAPKIDLDGIGLDGGAKP; this is encoded by the coding sequence TTGGAAAATACAATTGAAATACCTTTTAAAAGAGAGTTCTTGGATAATTGCTTAGCTGATTTTAAGACTAAGAAAGATTTGTATGACAAAATGTATGATTATGCAATAGTTGGTGAGAGTGATGCGCGTAAAGAATATAAAAATAATCCTAATCGTGCAAACTTAAAAGTCAAAACTAATTTTATAAAGAAGTTTATAAAAGAAGAAAGAGATTACCTTCTTTCTAACAAAATCACTTACATTAGCAGAACAGATAATAAAGAGGAATTAAATTTCATAGAATTTAAAACCCTCCATTGGAGCGAAAATCATGATAAAAATCTGCTTAGAGATTTACTTACTTATGGGCAAACATTCGAACTTTATTATACTAAGAAACAAAATAATGAAATGTTGTTTAACTCTATAATAGTATCACCAAGAGAGGGATATGTGTACAGAGATGATTTTGGGAATATAACTCTTTTTATGCGTTTTTTTAAACGCAAATTTGATACAACTAAACAGTATATAGATTTATATACTAAAAACTTTATATTTCATTGTGATGAAAATTTTACACAAATTGATGTCCCAACTCCTAACACATTTGGAGAAGTTCCGGTGTCGGTTGCTGAAGTAAGCAGGTACAAAGAATTAGATACGCTTTATAATGAATTAAAAGATTTACAAGATGCTTACGAAACTAATCTAAGTGACTTAGTAAATGAAATATCCGACTATAGATTAGCTTATTTTATAGCAGCTGGATGTACAATGGATGAAAAAATAATTGCAGATATGAAATCTAAAGGCATCATTAATGTAAGTGACAAGGATATTGTAATGAAATTTTTAACTAAAGACATCAATGACACCTTTGTACAGAATACTTTAAATACTTTAAAGAAGAACATCTATGAGTTATCGAGCCATATAGATACTAATGAAAAATTGCAGTCAAATACTTCTGGAAGTGCCCTTAGAAATAGATTAATTGGACTTGAACAAAGGGTAAGAGATAGCGAAGGAGCATTGAAAGATCTAATCCAAAATAGATTATATTTTATGTTCTTATTGTTTAATAAACTCAATGAAAGTAATTATGATTATAGAGATGTTACTCAAAAGTTCACGCTAAATATTCCACAAGATGATTTAATTGTTGCGCAAGTTCTTTCTCAATTGGGCATAGGCGAAAATGTATCGCTTCAAACTGGTTTAGCGCAATTAAGTTTTGTTAGTAATCCTAATAAAGAGATTGAACTTATTAAAGCAGAAAAGGAAGCTAACGCCCCTAAAATTGATCTAGATGGTATTGGTTTAGATGGGGGGGCAAAACCCTAA
- a CDS encoding helix-turn-helix domain-containing protein, producing MDVITVDKDRMIDMLLSGINITEIAETLKVSRQTIYAWKKETLVEAELERRRQQLKKTAQNKIENNVCSYIDNMIELANQKTDNRTRYSANKFLIEHALGIASARKEDNLKASDDDSNKDKNEIKEDITNIKNFQVV from the coding sequence ATGGACGTAATCACTGTTGATAAGGATAGAATGATCGATATGTTGCTTTCAGGTATTAATATTACTGAGATTGCTGAAACATTAAAGGTATCAAGGCAAACTATATATGCATGGAAGAAAGAAACGTTGGTTGAGGCTGAGTTAGAAAGACGAAGGCAGCAGTTAAAAAAGACGGCGCAAAATAAAATTGAGAACAATGTATGTAGTTACATAGACAATATGATAGAGTTAGCTAATCAGAAGACAGATAATAGAACCAGGTATTCAGCTAATAAGTTCCTCATAGAGCACGCTTTAGGTATAGCTTCAGCCAGAAAAGAAGATAACTTAAAAGCTTCTGATGATGATTCCAATAAGGATAAGAACGAGATTAAAGAAGACATAACTAACATAAAAAACTTTCAAGTTGTGTAA
- a CDS encoding CHC2 zinc finger domain-containing protein, translating to MDIQDIDLKDLIEKETGERFNREGFTKCPFHKEKTPSLSVKFFPDKNKQKFKCWGCEEQGDAIDFITKLKNLGYKEAREYLGMENIKTEKELQEDNIKKYIDGQLKGFKKGFKLLGIFPFVDKDNKVLYYKAKFLKPDGTKETPYYHIDSSGNVVNKRGESGEVPYNLHNTLTGIKQQKIIIFVEGEKDANTINSILRKDGYETTSVKGLKDFELLKDGMNYVIYVIGDTGAAGEKYKWFVHKNLFEVASEFRFINLPGIKSLGDNKDVTDWLESGHTKQDLLEAFERSLDLKSKDEFQQNQGGIYKYIYNEKKDIYIRTYITDFRLLEAKRISYVDDEIEYIKLTMKTSRGEIVERVGSVDVFNDIRVFKKSLNAMDLTFKSTDIKDLTELKSWINKYWATEAEEVYQGTQFIKKDDKLVLITKDGAIEQNGINETLKAESTNVDIACKELITKAELTQLKRYIFKFATPDKTIPIIGTILHNLAVIQCKEVKERLHHLLLVGESGSGKSAIMTNVIAAILNYPTQDIKSIGLITPFALTKELSTGNYPSLFEEFKPSMMGDRYKAQKISENLRNLYDRTTISRGDKSFKTKDFQLTRPIILAGEESYPNAEKALIERSAIVYLSRRERTEEHTKAMQWIIDNEEILNKFGRSIIDVVLDLSTEDYKEIRSEVKKKFKLQNRVLTTAINIATGIELFNILLEKHQASKLIGYEKHISKNINEEILDEGNDTKSVVEQMLVLYNNMINDNRAFDVDDVIKDRGDGLFIRTSEMINQIHEFCTKVGSADIIPLKARDFKKQADKSGYLVKQSSKVIKIGLKPIRFDEYSKEGFRKLGLFSIVQPDILEEPLGAEETKVIQGYFEGVKTP from the coding sequence TTGGATATACAAGATATAGATCTAAAGGACTTAATAGAAAAAGAGACAGGGGAGAGATTTAACAGAGAGGGGTTTACTAAATGCCCCTTCCATAAAGAGAAAACACCTTCTTTGAGTGTTAAATTCTTTCCAGATAAGAATAAACAGAAGTTCAAATGTTGGGGTTGTGAGGAGCAAGGTGATGCCATTGATTTTATCACAAAACTTAAAAACCTTGGCTACAAAGAAGCTAGAGAATATTTAGGCATGGAAAACATAAAGACAGAAAAAGAGCTCCAGGAGGATAATATTAAGAAGTATATTGATGGACAGTTAAAAGGATTCAAAAAAGGTTTTAAGCTTTTAGGAATTTTCCCTTTCGTAGATAAGGACAATAAAGTCCTTTACTACAAGGCTAAATTCTTGAAGCCAGATGGCACAAAGGAAACACCTTATTATCACATAGATAGTTCTGGCAATGTCGTAAATAAGCGTGGCGAATCCGGAGAAGTTCCATATAATCTCCACAATACTCTTACAGGCATTAAGCAACAAAAGATAATAATATTCGTCGAAGGCGAAAAGGATGCAAATACTATCAATTCTATACTTAGAAAAGATGGTTATGAAACAACTTCCGTAAAGGGGCTTAAAGACTTTGAATTACTTAAAGATGGAATGAATTATGTTATTTATGTTATTGGTGATACTGGCGCAGCAGGAGAAAAATATAAATGGTTTGTTCATAAGAATTTATTTGAAGTTGCTTCAGAGTTTAGATTTATAAATTTACCTGGTATAAAGTCACTTGGAGACAATAAGGATGTAACTGATTGGTTGGAAAGTGGACATACTAAACAGGATTTACTGGAGGCATTCGAAAGAAGTCTAGACCTAAAAAGCAAGGATGAATTTCAACAGAATCAAGGTGGAATATATAAATATATCTACAATGAGAAAAAAGATATCTACATACGAACATATATAACTGATTTTAGACTCCTAGAAGCAAAGAGAATAAGTTACGTAGATGATGAGATTGAATACATAAAACTAACTATGAAAACTTCTAGAGGAGAAATAGTTGAAAGAGTTGGTTCAGTTGATGTTTTTAATGATATAAGGGTTTTCAAGAAGAGCCTAAATGCTATGGATTTAACATTTAAAAGCACAGATATAAAAGATCTAACAGAGTTAAAAAGTTGGATAAATAAATACTGGGCAACAGAAGCAGAAGAAGTCTATCAAGGGACACAATTTATTAAGAAAGACGATAAGTTAGTTTTAATAACTAAAGATGGGGCCATAGAGCAAAACGGAATTAATGAAACTTTAAAGGCTGAAAGTACCAATGTTGATATCGCTTGTAAGGAATTAATAACTAAGGCTGAGTTAACTCAACTTAAGAGGTACATATTCAAGTTTGCAACTCCAGATAAGACTATTCCTATCATAGGTACAATACTTCATAATCTAGCAGTTATTCAGTGCAAAGAGGTAAAAGAAAGACTTCATCATTTATTGTTAGTAGGTGAAAGTGGCTCTGGTAAATCAGCTATTATGACAAATGTTATAGCAGCAATATTAAACTATCCAACACAAGATATAAAATCTATTGGATTAATTACACCGTTCGCACTCACAAAAGAACTCTCTACAGGCAACTATCCAAGCTTATTTGAAGAGTTTAAGCCTAGCATGATGGGTGATAGATACAAGGCTCAAAAGATAAGTGAAAACCTTAGAAACCTTTATGATAGAACAACCATATCTAGGGGTGATAAATCGTTTAAAACAAAAGATTTTCAATTAACTAGACCAATAATTTTAGCTGGTGAAGAATCTTATCCTAATGCAGAGAAAGCATTAATAGAGAGAAGTGCAATAGTATATCTGAGTAGAAGAGAAAGAACAGAAGAACATACCAAAGCCATGCAATGGATTATTGATAATGAGGAGATATTAAATAAGTTCGGAAGGTCAATTATAGATGTAGTGCTTGATTTGAGCACTGAGGATTACAAAGAGATTAGATCAGAGGTAAAAAAGAAGTTCAAGCTTCAAAACAGGGTATTAACAACAGCGATCAATATTGCTACAGGTATAGAGCTATTCAATATTCTACTTGAAAAGCATCAAGCATCCAAACTTATAGGATATGAAAAGCACATATCTAAAAATATCAATGAGGAAATACTTGATGAAGGCAACGACACAAAGTCAGTAGTTGAGCAGATGTTAGTCTTATACAATAACATGATTAATGATAATAGGGCATTTGATGTTGATGATGTTATAAAAGATAGAGGGGATGGGTTATTTATCAGAACCTCAGAAATGATAAATCAAATTCATGAATTTTGTACCAAAGTCGGTTCAGCAGATATTATTCCTTTAAAGGCAAGGGACTTTAAGAAGCAAGCAGATAAGTCAGGATATTTAGTAAAGCAATCAAGTAAGGTAATCAAGATAGGACTTAAACCAATTAGATTTGATGAATACAGCAAAGAGGGTTTTAGAAAACTTGGTTTATTTTCAATAGTTCAGCCGGATATTTTAGAGGAGCCGCTTGGAGCAGAAGAAACAAAAGTTATACAAGGGTATTTTGAGGGTGTTAAAACTCCTTAA
- a CDS encoding ERCC4 domain-containing protein translates to MYYFKFSDTEIKKLLSENLVIVCDTNEQENSHILSYFTKKKVKYKKAKIPEGDYTAIITARPEMGIYRDLNFPVAVERKAHINEFIGNLMEETDSRDDIRLIREFQRAKVKGIKMFLMIEEKNGLENIKKGNYRSKFSVKAVLGRLSSIQDLYLSDTIFVPQEEAGFEIFRKLYYGVRNYLKELNPEIAEFDYGIEEDTEGIL, encoded by the coding sequence ATGTATTATTTTAAATTTTCTGATACGGAAATTAAAAAACTTTTAAGTGAAAACTTAGTAATTGTTTGCGATACAAATGAGCAAGAAAACTCTCATATTCTTAGCTATTTTACTAAAAAGAAAGTTAAGTATAAAAAAGCTAAGATTCCAGAAGGAGACTACACAGCAATAATCACAGCAAGGCCAGAAATGGGTATATATAGAGACTTGAACTTTCCTGTAGCAGTTGAAAGGAAAGCCCACATCAATGAATTTATAGGCAACCTCATGGAAGAAACTGATTCAAGGGATGATATTCGATTAATTAGAGAGTTTCAAAGAGCTAAAGTAAAAGGAATTAAAATGTTTCTAATGATAGAAGAAAAAAACGGACTTGAAAACATAAAGAAAGGAAATTACAGGAGTAAATTTAGTGTAAAGGCCGTACTAGGAAGGTTATCAAGTATTCAAGATCTGTACTTATCAGATACTATATTTGTTCCACAAGAAGAAGCAGGGTTTGAAATCTTCAGAAAGCTCTACTACGGAGTTAGGAACTACTTAAAAGAGCTTAATCCGGAAATAGCAGAGTTCGACTATGGAATCGAAGAAGATACGGAAGGTATATTATAG
- a CDS encoding BRO-N domain-containing protein, with amino-acid sequence MNNEIKIFQNSEIGEVRTILNDDGSISVNAEDVARGFGWSRIQSINGKDYESIRWERMNAFINELGFHPQVGEGDFIPETLFYLLGMKANNETAQKFQMWLAKDVIPSIRKYGLYITEELLRDKERMLDTIKSCRSDLMSKDAEINYLERQLKPYEDYIHRKNVINCKLRPRTGQTESYITDLLPQILLHYIKTEPKCIISENEEIYILNAKMVIKELRKLIYRRNDIIFTLLSFRCVLENNELTVEKTIFEEESRCKIDLSFAGQ; translated from the coding sequence ATGAATAACGAAATTAAGATTTTCCAAAATAGTGAAATTGGCGAGGTTAGAACCATATTAAATGACGATGGAAGTATATCAGTTAACGCTGAAGATGTTGCTAGAGGGTTTGGATGGTCAAGAATTCAGAGTATCAATGGTAAAGATTATGAGTCAATTAGATGGGAGAGAATGAACGCTTTTATTAATGAACTTGGTTTTCACCCACAAGTGGGTGAAGGAGATTTTATTCCGGAAACTCTATTTTATTTGCTTGGGATGAAAGCTAATAATGAGACTGCTCAAAAGTTTCAAATGTGGCTTGCTAAAGATGTTATTCCTTCGATTCGAAAATATGGACTGTATATAACTGAGGAACTTTTAAGAGATAAAGAGAGGATGCTAGATACTATAAAGTCATGTAGAAGTGATCTTATGTCAAAGGATGCGGAAATTAATTATCTTGAAAGACAGCTGAAACCTTATGAAGATTACATACACAGAAAGAACGTCATAAATTGCAAGCTTCGACCAAGAACAGGTCAAACAGAATCATATATAACTGATTTGTTGCCACAAATACTGTTGCATTACATAAAAACTGAGCCAAAATGCATTATTTCAGAAAACGAAGAAATCTATATTCTTAATGCTAAGATGGTAATTAAAGAACTTAGAAAACTTATTTACAGAAGAAATGATATTATATTTACTCTTTTATCTTTTAGATGCGTGCTTGAAAATAACGAACTTACTGTTGAGAAAACTATATTCGAAGAAGAATCTAGATGTAAAATCGACCTTTCTTTTGCAGGGCAATAG
- a CDS encoding DUF5651 domain-containing protein, translating to MKDYLNTDERNQVISSILLRANLELLSKSNFLNKTEKADIKRAMTYINKTTESIKGRLNPKAKEVLEKDKLRSRVFLDNVRAMEELMKKRESDYNKTYEENRDYYYLVELILHYTCNKCQKKCTECEIYSEFEDKCIPEITGFNDYGHCKYAYDRDLSKGDK from the coding sequence ATGAAAGACTATCTTAACACAGATGAACGTAACCAGGTTATATCAAGTATTCTTCTAAGGGCAAACTTGGAGTTATTATCTAAAAGCAACTTTTTAAATAAAACAGAAAAAGCAGATATTAAGAGGGCAATGACCTATATAAATAAAACCACAGAATCTATTAAGGGCAGACTTAACCCAAAAGCTAAAGAAGTTTTAGAAAAAGATAAACTACGCTCTAGGGTGTTCTTAGATAATGTAAGAGCAATGGAAGAACTTATGAAGAAAAGAGAATCAGATTATAACAAGACTTATGAAGAAAACAGAGATTACTACTATCTAGTTGAACTTATATTGCACTATACGTGTAACAAGTGCCAAAAAAAGTGTACTGAATGTGAGATTTACAGCGAGTTTGAGGATAAATGCATTCCAGAGATAACAGGATTCAATGACTACGGACATTGTAAATATGCTTACGATAGGGATTTAAGTAAAGGAGATAAGTAA
- a CDS encoding GIY-YIG nuclease family protein encodes MHYFWIRVYDYCHKRDAWDKGILLDEYYLKNVESKDIAKEDVKKKYTGSAAEKILFAKPRKKDGIYAIIMESNKFFYDRFYLQIDTYCFHCHKKLNGKASDFPKSNLTNNYFGEIDLEDQENTAYFCSYDCKNQLYKNLRYEGEFQEKEAGNNGDTFGYIYLMYNRVENKYYIGQTRYLPFFRWQEHIKDGGKGNIEDITFSVITGVRNNIHANEAVNQENLNNAEAWWIHKYKEEGYEVFNIANPKLTLEAYKQRFKEMIAKEHQVAII; translated from the coding sequence ATGCATTACTTTTGGATAAGGGTTTATGATTACTGCCATAAAAGAGATGCATGGGATAAAGGTATTCTTTTAGATGAGTACTATCTAAAGAATGTTGAAAGCAAAGATATCGCTAAAGAAGATGTTAAAAAGAAATACACAGGAAGTGCAGCAGAAAAAATATTATTTGCAAAACCAAGGAAGAAAGATGGAATTTATGCAATTATTATGGAAAGCAATAAGTTTTTCTATGACAGATTCTATTTACAAATTGATACTTACTGTTTTCATTGTCATAAAAAACTCAATGGCAAGGCTAGTGATTTCCCAAAATCAAATTTAACTAATAATTATTTTGGTGAAATTGACTTAGAAGATCAAGAAAACACAGCTTATTTTTGTAGCTATGATTGCAAAAATCAATTATATAAAAACCTAAGATATGAAGGTGAGTTTCAAGAAAAAGAAGCTGGCAACAACGGGGATACATTTGGATACATTTATTTAATGTATAACAGAGTTGAAAATAAGTATTATATTGGACAAACTAGATATCTACCCTTCTTTCGATGGCAAGAGCATATAAAAGATGGTGGCAAAGGCAATATAGAAGATATAACTTTTAGTGTTATTACAGGAGTAAGAAATAATATTCATGCAAATGAAGCAGTTAACCAAGAAAATTTAAATAATGCTGAAGCTTGGTGGATCCATAAATATAAAGAAGAAGGTTATGAGGTTTTCAATATTGCAAATCCAAAGCTTACATTAGAGGCCTACAAGCAGCGATTTAAAGAAATGATAGCCAAAGAGCATCAAGTAGCCATCATTTAG
- a CDS encoding DUF4355 domain-containing protein, with translation MKKADILKLIEKMKDDEDINEVLKGTDVETSFKTEVQPTLDVFKAKLSSDKDFKSFMDSEKDTHANKALETWKTNNLQTLINDEVLKATGKKKTPEQLKIEELEKQFNEQKAKAEKAETIAKYKDVLAQKEIPMEMIEYFLADNEEITNKRIDNFKTYVDELVGKGVKAKVADGSYTPPGESGGGELTVDDLAKMMG, from the coding sequence ATGAAAAAGGCAGATATATTAAAACTTATTGAAAAAATGAAGGATGATGAAGATATTAATGAAGTTTTGAAAGGAACTGATGTCGAGACATCTTTTAAGACAGAAGTACAGCCAACTTTGGATGTGTTTAAGGCTAAGCTAAGTTCTGATAAGGATTTTAAGTCTTTTATGGATTCAGAGAAGGATACACACGCAAATAAGGCTTTAGAAACTTGGAAAACAAATAATCTTCAAACTTTAATTAACGATGAAGTCTTAAAAGCTACTGGAAAGAAGAAAACCCCAGAACAACTTAAAATTGAGGAACTTGAAAAACAATTCAATGAGCAAAAGGCAAAAGCTGAAAAGGCTGAAACAATAGCTAAATACAAAGATGTTTTGGCTCAAAAGGAAATACCAATGGAAATGATTGAATATTTCTTAGCTGACAATGAAGAGATAACAAATAAAAGAATTGATAATTTTAAAACCTATGTCGATGAATTAGTCGGCAAAGGTGTAAAAGCTAAGGTTGCTGATGGTTCATATACTCCTCCTGGTGAAAGCGGCGGCGGAGAATTAACCGTTGATGATTTAGCGAAAATGATGGGATAA